A genomic window from Microbacterium sp. ET2 includes:
- a CDS encoding heavy metal translocating P-type ATPase — translation MDHRTDPRPDREGAHAAPDAAVATRHDAHGGHDARAGHDAHGGHDAHGGHASHSGHGGHGSHGGHAGHGDHVGQFRRLFWWNLVLAVPVIVFSGMFAMLLGYSLPDQPWVTWISPILGTVMYVWGGRPFLTGAVSELRSRKPGMMLLIALAITVAFVASWGSSLGILDHELDFWWELALLIVIMLLGHWIEMRSLAQTTSALDSLAALLPDEAERVEGDQTVTVAPSDLRVGDVVVVRPGGRVPADGRVVAGSASIDESMITGESKPVRREVGDAVVAGTVATDSGIRVEITAVGDDTALAGIQRLVTDAQNSSSRAQRIADRAAALLFWFALGAAALTMLVWTLVGNVDQGVILTITVLVIACPHALGLAIPLVVSIATERAARGGVLVKDRLALEQMRTVDTVLFDKTGTLTEGRPAVTAIEPAAGYDENRVLALAAAAEADSEHPLAKAIVQKAADPGVAVPAASDFDSSPAVGVTATVEGVRVRVGGPNLLAEENAAELDVADRWRADGAIILHVVADGAVIGALRLADAVRHESRETVEALHRLGVQVVMITGDAEAVARSVADELGIDRVFAGVRPEDKSAKVQELQREGRKVAMVGDGVNDAPALAQADVGIAIGAGTDVAIASAGVILASDDPRSVLSVIQLSRASYRKMQQNLWWAAGYNLISVPLAAGVLAPIGFVLPMSVGAILMSLSTIVVALNAQLLRRLDLRPEASAEALLGGIPASEENRSERITS, via the coding sequence ATGGACCACCGCACCGATCCTCGCCCCGATCGCGAGGGTGCACACGCCGCACCCGACGCTGCCGTCGCGACGCGCCACGATGCGCACGGCGGCCACGATGCGCGCGCCGGCCACGATGCGCACGGCGGCCACGATGCGCACGGCGGCCACGCGTCTCATTCCGGCCACGGCGGTCACGGATCCCATGGCGGCCACGCGGGGCACGGCGATCACGTCGGGCAGTTCCGACGCCTGTTCTGGTGGAACCTGGTCCTCGCCGTCCCCGTCATCGTCTTCTCGGGCATGTTCGCCATGCTCCTGGGCTACTCCCTGCCCGACCAGCCCTGGGTGACGTGGATCTCGCCGATCCTCGGCACGGTCATGTACGTGTGGGGCGGCCGCCCGTTCCTCACCGGTGCGGTCAGCGAGCTGCGCTCGCGCAAGCCCGGGATGATGCTCCTCATCGCTCTGGCGATCACGGTCGCGTTCGTCGCATCCTGGGGGTCGAGTCTCGGCATCCTCGATCACGAACTGGACTTCTGGTGGGAGCTCGCGCTCCTCATCGTCATCATGCTGCTCGGCCATTGGATCGAGATGCGCTCGCTCGCGCAGACGACCTCGGCACTCGACTCGCTCGCCGCGCTGCTCCCCGATGAGGCCGAGCGCGTCGAGGGCGACCAGACGGTGACCGTCGCGCCGAGCGACCTGCGGGTCGGCGACGTCGTCGTCGTGCGACCCGGCGGACGCGTACCCGCCGACGGCCGTGTCGTTGCGGGGTCGGCGAGCATCGACGAGTCGATGATCACGGGGGAGTCGAAGCCCGTGCGCCGCGAGGTCGGCGACGCGGTGGTCGCGGGCACGGTCGCGACCGACTCCGGAATCCGCGTCGAGATCACCGCTGTCGGCGACGACACCGCCCTCGCCGGCATCCAGCGGCTCGTCACCGACGCGCAGAACTCCTCCTCGCGCGCGCAGCGCATCGCCGACCGCGCAGCCGCTCTGCTGTTCTGGTTCGCACTCGGCGCCGCAGCGCTGACGATGCTGGTCTGGACACTCGTCGGCAACGTCGACCAGGGCGTCATCCTCACGATCACGGTGCTCGTGATCGCCTGCCCCCACGCTCTGGGCCTCGCGATTCCGCTCGTCGTCTCGATCGCGACCGAGCGCGCCGCGCGCGGCGGCGTGCTGGTGAAGGACCGCCTCGCCCTCGAGCAGATGCGCACCGTCGACACGGTCCTGTTCGACAAGACCGGCACCCTCACCGAGGGCCGCCCGGCGGTCACCGCGATCGAGCCGGCCGCCGGATACGACGAGAACCGCGTCCTCGCGCTCGCCGCCGCGGCCGAGGCCGACTCGGAGCACCCGCTGGCGAAGGCCATCGTGCAGAAGGCTGCTGATCCTGGGGTCGCGGTGCCCGCGGCATCCGACTTCGACTCCTCGCCCGCGGTCGGCGTCACCGCCACCGTGGAGGGCGTGCGGGTGCGGGTCGGTGGGCCGAACCTCCTCGCCGAGGAGAATGCCGCCGAGCTCGACGTCGCCGATCGCTGGCGCGCCGATGGCGCGATCATCCTGCACGTCGTCGCCGACGGGGCCGTGATCGGCGCGCTCCGCCTCGCCGACGCCGTGCGCCACGAATCGCGCGAGACCGTCGAGGCGCTGCACCGGCTCGGCGTGCAGGTCGTCATGATCACCGGCGACGCGGAGGCGGTCGCCCGTTCGGTCGCCGACGAGCTCGGCATCGACCGGGTCTTCGCCGGCGTGCGCCCCGAAGACAAGAGCGCCAAGGTTCAGGAGCTGCAGCGTGAGGGCCGCAAGGTCGCGATGGTCGGCGACGGCGTCAACGACGCCCCCGCGCTCGCGCAGGCTGATGTCGGCATCGCGATCGGTGCGGGGACGGATGTCGCGATCGCGTCGGCGGGCGTCATCCTCGCCTCCGACGACCCGCGCTCGGTGCTCTCCGTCATTCAGCTCTCGCGCGCCAGCTACCGAAAGATGCAGCAGAACCTGTGGTGGGCGGCCGGCTACAACCTCATCTCGGTGCCGCTCGCCGCGGGCGTGCTCGCGCCGATCGGGTTCGTGCTTCCGATGTCGGTGGGTGCGATCCTGATGTCGCTGTCGACGATCGTCGTCGCCCTGAACGCCCAGCTGCTGCGGCGCCTCGACCTGCGGCCCGAGGCCAGCGCGGAGGCGCTGCTTGGCGGCATCCCTGCTTCTGAAGAGAATCGTTCCGAGAGGATCACATCATGA
- a CDS encoding histidine kinase, protein MVYLIPVLGSLVLAAPVGPVPLWVTIARVLLVAATAAIMIVWRRSRPWVLVAAAWVTTLLVYPLEAVNVFAIAIGLYALAVYRSTRSAWIGFAISAGVGGAAAFVASLLQPSPLLGESAFFPFAMAEAVVTALLGTLIGVTVGNRRRYLEALIARVGDLARERDRQAQLATAVERARIAREMHDVVSHSLTVMVTLAEGSAATAGRDPGRAAEGMRLVADAGRDALLEMRRMLGVLTEPGTETVDGRAPQPGTSAMPELLEGFRAAGLPVTLKTAGAAIADPNLQLTVYRIVQEALTNVLRHAPSARHVDVTIEQADGEVRVEVVDDGDASRRADSATGASDTGGRGLIGMRERVAVYGGTLDAGPRGFSGWRIRVALPSPERPDGT, encoded by the coding sequence GTGGTCTACCTCATTCCCGTCCTCGGGTCGCTGGTGCTCGCCGCGCCCGTCGGACCGGTGCCCCTGTGGGTGACGATCGCGCGCGTCCTCCTCGTCGCTGCGACCGCGGCCATCATGATCGTCTGGCGGCGGAGCAGGCCCTGGGTGCTCGTCGCTGCGGCGTGGGTGACCACGCTGCTGGTCTACCCGCTGGAAGCGGTCAACGTCTTCGCCATCGCCATCGGCCTGTACGCACTCGCCGTCTACCGCTCCACCCGCTCCGCCTGGATCGGCTTCGCCATCTCGGCCGGGGTCGGCGGGGCGGCCGCGTTCGTGGCATCCCTCCTCCAACCGAGCCCGCTCTTGGGGGAATCGGCGTTCTTCCCCTTCGCCATGGCCGAAGCGGTCGTCACCGCGCTCCTCGGCACCCTCATCGGCGTCACCGTGGGCAATCGTCGCCGCTATCTCGAGGCGCTCATCGCCCGGGTGGGCGACCTCGCCCGCGAGCGCGACCGGCAGGCTCAGCTGGCGACAGCGGTCGAACGCGCGCGGATCGCCCGCGAGATGCACGACGTCGTCTCACACAGCCTGACGGTGATGGTGACCCTCGCTGAGGGGAGCGCGGCAACGGCCGGCCGAGATCCGGGGCGGGCCGCCGAGGGGATGCGACTGGTCGCTGATGCCGGACGCGACGCGCTCCTCGAGATGCGCCGCATGCTCGGTGTGCTCACCGAGCCGGGCACCGAAACCGTCGACGGGCGAGCACCGCAGCCCGGAACATCGGCGATGCCCGAGCTGCTCGAGGGATTCCGCGCCGCAGGATTGCCGGTGACGCTCAAGACCGCGGGCGCGGCGATCGCCGACCCCAATCTGCAGCTGACCGTCTACCGGATCGTGCAGGAGGCCCTCACCAACGTCCTCCGCCATGCGCCGTCGGCGCGACACGTGGATGTCACGATCGAGCAGGCCGACGGTGAGGTGAGGGTCGAGGTGGTCGACGACGGTGACGCATCCCGCCGGGCGGACAGCGCGACAGGGGCGAGCGACACCGGCGGTCGCGGCCTGATCGGCATGCGCGAGCGGGTCGCGGTGTACGGCGGCACCCTCGATGCGGGGCCCCGCGGATTCAGCGGCTGGCGCATCCGCGTCGCCCTTCCCTCGCCCGAGCGACCGGACGGAACCTGA
- a CDS encoding ABC transporter permease, with protein sequence MTTTTILDSRTDDLGDARLTFPGTLRAEWIKLRSLRSTVWSYALLIAISVGLSALVAVALLNIPEGVAAEAPGADPVQTIVGAAVAGVAFGQLIAGILGVLVISGEYTTGMVRSTFLAVPGRISALAAKGIVLFTLTFAVGLVANVAGYLVASLLLSQDDIAAPITDPGIFWPLLGAALYLAMVSLFALAVGTLIRSSAGGIAVVVGVLLILPTILGLVPADWARDAVPYLLSSAGTGIYTSAALAPEGEALGMWLNLLVTGLWVAVPTAAAAILLRTRDA encoded by the coding sequence ATGACCACCACGACGATACTCGACTCCCGAACCGACGACCTCGGCGACGCACGCCTCACCTTCCCCGGCACCCTTCGCGCCGAATGGATCAAGCTGCGCAGCCTGCGCTCGACCGTCTGGTCGTACGCACTCCTCATCGCGATCTCGGTCGGACTCTCCGCCCTCGTCGCCGTCGCCCTGCTCAACATCCCCGAGGGCGTGGCGGCCGAAGCGCCCGGGGCGGACCCGGTGCAGACCATCGTCGGGGCCGCCGTGGCGGGCGTCGCCTTCGGTCAGCTCATCGCAGGCATCCTCGGTGTCCTGGTGATCAGTGGCGAGTACACCACCGGCATGGTCCGATCGACCTTCCTGGCGGTGCCCGGCCGGATCTCCGCGCTCGCGGCGAAGGGCATCGTGCTGTTCACCCTCACGTTCGCCGTGGGGCTGGTGGCGAACGTCGCCGGGTATCTCGTGGCATCCCTCCTGCTCTCGCAGGACGATATCGCCGCACCCATCACCGACCCGGGCATCTTCTGGCCGCTTCTCGGCGCCGCGCTCTACCTCGCGATGGTTTCGCTGTTCGCCCTCGCGGTCGGCACGCTCATCCGCAGCAGCGCCGGCGGGATCGCGGTGGTCGTGGGGGTTCTGCTGATCCTTCCCACGATCCTCGGCCTCGTGCCGGCGGACTGGGCGCGCGACGCCGTCCCGTACCTGCTCTCCTCCGCCGGCACGGGGATCTACACCTCCGCCGCCCTCGCACCGGAAGGCGAGGCACTCGGGATGTGGCTGAACCTGCTGGTCACCGGCCTCTGGGTCGCGGTCCCCACCGCAGCGGCGGCCATCCTGCTGCGCACCCGCGACGCGTAA
- a CDS encoding ABC transporter ATP-binding protein: protein MISAEGLTKRYGAKTAVDTVDFTVHAGQVTGFLGPNGAGKSTTMRMIVGLDRPTAGSVTVNGRPYAGHRAPLREVGALLDAKAVHSGRTAENHLRAMAATHRIGAKRVREVIELTGLESVARRRVGGFSLGMGQRLGIAAALLGDPATIILDEPVNGLDPEGVLWVRRLVKHLAAEGRTVFLSSHLMSEMALTADHLIVLGKGKIIADAPVADIIAGGTGPRVRVRSPQASRLAELVAAPDVTITGAEAGLLEITGVEAPAVGDLAAQHGLVIHELTPLSASLEEAYMDLTADAVEYRTEAVR from the coding sequence ATGATCAGTGCAGAAGGCCTCACGAAGAGATACGGCGCCAAAACCGCCGTCGACACCGTGGACTTCACCGTCCACGCCGGCCAGGTCACGGGGTTCCTCGGTCCGAACGGCGCCGGCAAGTCCACCACGATGCGCATGATCGTCGGCCTCGATCGCCCGACCGCCGGATCGGTCACGGTCAACGGTCGCCCGTATGCGGGGCACCGCGCCCCGCTCCGCGAAGTCGGAGCCCTCCTCGACGCCAAGGCCGTCCACAGTGGACGCACCGCCGAGAACCACCTCCGCGCCATGGCGGCCACCCACCGGATCGGCGCGAAGCGCGTGCGGGAGGTCATCGAGCTGACCGGACTCGAATCCGTCGCCCGCCGCCGCGTCGGGGGTTTCTCCCTCGGAATGGGGCAACGCCTCGGCATCGCGGCGGCGCTCCTCGGCGACCCCGCGACGATCATCCTCGACGAGCCGGTGAACGGCCTCGACCCCGAGGGCGTCCTCTGGGTGCGCCGGCTCGTGAAGCACCTCGCCGCCGAGGGGCGGACGGTGTTCCTCTCCTCGCACCTGATGAGCGAGATGGCGCTGACCGCCGACCACCTCATCGTGCTCGGCAAGGGCAAGATCATCGCCGACGCACCGGTCGCCGACATCATCGCCGGCGGCACCGGCCCGCGGGTGCGAGTCCGTTCGCCCCAGGCGAGCCGCCTCGCGGAGCTCGTGGCAGCTCCCGACGTCACGATCACCGGGGCCGAGGCCGGTCTGCTCGAGATCACCGGGGTGGAAGCCCCGGCCGTGGGCGATCTGGCCGCCCAGCATGGCCTGGTCATCCACGAACTGACCCCCCTCAGCGCGTCGCTCGAGGAGGCATACATGGACCTCACCGCGGATGCGGTGGAATACCGAACGGAGGCGGTCCGATGA
- a CDS encoding histidine kinase, protein MVSSRMRVRDPARTAASLAVIWILAAVTPAVVALFVALATETDPARAVRLVVTAIVYAVVAAVSTRLARPDVAAVTGALAVTSGILALLVVLSNARADGFAASLLPTITLVSRVPEVAALALLPWLVASAPTRGRRPGLILGLAAVGVAVVVSTTALLAPVPLWLHLLPLILAIVSFALGAATLWRRWRAAGPRQRTASTWFAFGAVLLIASYIRVIVPLPVPLAPLADAAFALAQGFLPLGILLAIATGRADVLPSPRLIEQLAAAQSLAFGVSAYLAVTSAGTLLSLGPALTGALSAAALAFVLGGTLRAARARLTQVLADIVPDARSVLARLADRLTERPAHLDARIASAAMVASSLRETWRVDAVEIRMTDADAGGGADLDVVSAGEPGPFRRDVPLQVGGVEIGVLSVSHRSLEHLDRTVGPVLAQIAGFLAVAVQLARVNEEAVQTRRRAQGVRREERHRLAVELHDELAPTLAGLVYAMVATDAVLATPGPGGRDALALLRQHAVRATEVVRSAARSLLPTALDQGDLAGALDELAARTGADTALAVNVRAPRVDLLEPDLQLALYLLVSDVVSHAVRNGASGHAAIEIGIGDAVVSERHAATVRISLPDGIDAASSLFVRRVRELGGTAVGDSPLEAVIPR, encoded by the coding sequence ATGGTCTCGTCCCGCATGCGCGTCCGCGATCCCGCGCGGACAGCGGCGAGCCTCGCCGTGATCTGGATCCTCGCCGCGGTGACGCCGGCGGTCGTGGCGCTCTTCGTCGCGTTGGCCACCGAGACCGATCCCGCACGGGCGGTGCGTCTCGTGGTGACGGCGATCGTGTACGCCGTTGTCGCGGCAGTGTCGACGAGGCTCGCGCGGCCCGACGTCGCGGCGGTCACCGGCGCCCTTGCGGTGACCAGCGGCATCCTCGCGCTGCTCGTCGTTCTTTCCAACGCCCGCGCCGATGGGTTTGCCGCGTCGCTGCTGCCGACGATCACTCTCGTGTCGCGCGTGCCCGAGGTCGCCGCGCTCGCGTTGCTTCCGTGGCTCGTCGCGAGCGCGCCGACGCGGGGGAGGCGGCCCGGCCTCATCCTCGGCCTCGCAGCCGTCGGGGTCGCGGTGGTCGTTTCGACCACTGCGCTTCTCGCACCCGTGCCGCTGTGGCTTCACCTGCTACCCCTCATCCTCGCGATCGTGAGTTTCGCCCTGGGGGCTGCAACGCTCTGGCGACGCTGGCGGGCTGCGGGGCCACGTCAACGCACCGCCAGCACCTGGTTCGCGTTCGGCGCGGTGCTGCTCATCGCCAGCTACATCCGCGTGATCGTTCCGCTGCCGGTGCCCCTCGCACCTCTGGCCGACGCCGCGTTCGCCCTCGCGCAAGGGTTCCTCCCCCTCGGAATTCTGCTCGCGATCGCCACCGGACGCGCTGACGTCCTGCCGTCGCCGCGCTTGATCGAACAGCTGGCGGCGGCGCAGTCGCTCGCGTTCGGCGTGAGCGCCTATCTCGCCGTGACCTCGGCGGGAACCCTGCTGAGCCTCGGCCCCGCCCTCACGGGCGCCCTTTCTGCGGCCGCGCTCGCGTTCGTCCTCGGTGGCACGCTCCGCGCCGCGCGAGCGCGCCTGACGCAGGTGCTCGCCGACATCGTTCCCGATGCCCGCAGCGTTCTCGCCCGGCTGGCCGACCGGCTCACCGAACGCCCGGCACACCTCGACGCCCGCATCGCGAGCGCAGCGATGGTCGCGTCCTCCCTGCGGGAGACGTGGCGGGTTGACGCCGTGGAGATCCGAATGACCGATGCGGATGCGGGCGGCGGCGCCGACCTCGATGTCGTGTCCGCCGGCGAGCCCGGCCCGTTCCGACGGGACGTGCCGCTTCAGGTGGGTGGCGTGGAGATCGGCGTCTTGTCCGTGTCGCATCGTTCGCTCGAACACCTCGACCGTACGGTCGGGCCCGTACTCGCCCAGATCGCAGGTTTCCTCGCTGTGGCTGTGCAGCTCGCGCGGGTGAACGAAGAGGCCGTTCAGACGCGTCGACGCGCGCAGGGAGTGCGGCGCGAGGAGAGACATCGCCTGGCCGTCGAACTGCACGATGAACTGGCCCCCACGCTGGCCGGACTGGTCTACGCGATGGTGGCCACGGACGCGGTTCTCGCCACACCGGGGCCCGGGGGGCGCGACGCCCTTGCGCTTCTGCGCCAGCATGCGGTGCGAGCAACGGAGGTCGTTCGTTCGGCCGCTCGCTCGCTCCTCCCCACCGCGCTGGACCAGGGCGACCTGGCGGGCGCTCTCGACGAACTCGCCGCGCGCACGGGCGCGGACACCGCACTGGCGGTGAATGTGCGCGCTCCTCGGGTCGACCTCCTCGAGCCCGATCTTCAGCTGGCGCTGTACCTGCTCGTCTCCGACGTCGTGTCACACGCTGTGCGGAACGGCGCCTCGGGGCACGCGGCGATCGAGATCGGCATCGGCGACGCGGTCGTGTCAGAGCGTCATGCGGCCACCGTACGCATCAGCCTGCCCGACGGGATAGATGCGGCATCCTCGCTCTTCGTCCGCCGTGTGCGCGAACTCGGTGGCACGGCCGTCGGTGACAGCCCGTTGGAGGCGGTGATCCCTCGATGA